The Rhizobium leguminosarum genome includes a region encoding these proteins:
- a CDS encoding PRC-barrel domain-containing protein: MLNEDTDATRRDPNVKDTHSLIASDRVEGTRVYGPDGRHIGSIERLIIGKRDGRVAYAVLSFGGFLGIGHDHYPLPWEKLNYDTQLDGYRIDLTKEQIEGAPSYSDDDDTWYNDNGRRVYDYYGVPPYWM, from the coding sequence ATGTTGAACGAGGATACTGACGCCACCCGCCGTGACCCGAATGTCAAGGACACGCATTCGCTGATCGCCAGCGACCGCGTCGAGGGCACCCGCGTCTATGGTCCGGATGGCAGGCATATCGGCTCGATCGAACGCCTGATCATCGGAAAGCGCGACGGCCGCGTCGCCTATGCCGTGCTGAGCTTCGGCGGCTTCCTGGGCATCGGTCACGATCACTACCCGCTTCCCTGGGAAAAGCTGAACTACGACACCCAGCTGGACGGCTATCGCATCGACCTGACCAAGGAGCAGATCGAAGGCGCCCCGAGCTATTCGGACGATGACGACACCTGGTACAACGACAATGGCCGCCGGGTCTATGATTACTACGGCGTGCCGCCCTACTGGATGTAA
- a CDS encoding acyl-CoA desaturase, translated as MSSISTGRMIDNGSDPVKGRVVWMPAKSIWITAMTLIAIIGGPLTFTWSAFIVFILLTAITICLGHSVGMHRLLIHRSFSTHIWIEHFLVYLGTLVGMAGPFGMIYAHDIRDWAQRQRDCHDLYAHRRPFFIDAFWQMHCIVALDHPPRFVLEERERRDRFYRFLEATWMAQQIPLGLALFALGGLPWVVWGIAVRISVSLTGHWLVGHFAHRAGHQGWSVDDVAVQGYNLPRFGLVTFGESFHGNHHAFPDSARLGIEPGQLDLGWYFIRLLARLGLASAIKLPHTIVQRRGLRRVNGTETAGDGHAPHHAAGHAESRP; from the coding sequence ATGAGCAGTATTTCCACTGGACGAATGATCGACAATGGGAGCGATCCGGTGAAGGGCAGAGTGGTCTGGATGCCCGCAAAGTCGATCTGGATCACCGCCATGACCTTGATTGCCATCATTGGTGGCCCACTGACCTTCACCTGGAGCGCCTTTATCGTCTTTATCCTCCTGACCGCCATCACGATCTGCCTTGGTCATTCGGTCGGTATGCACCGGCTGCTGATCCATCGCTCATTCAGCACTCATATCTGGATCGAGCACTTTCTCGTCTATCTCGGTACGCTGGTCGGCATGGCCGGCCCCTTCGGCATGATCTACGCGCACGATATTCGCGACTGGGCGCAACGCCAGCGAGACTGCCATGACCTCTATGCCCATCGGCGGCCTTTCTTCATCGATGCCTTCTGGCAGATGCATTGCATCGTGGCGCTGGACCATCCGCCGCGTTTCGTCCTCGAAGAGCGCGAGCGGCGCGACCGCTTCTATCGTTTCCTGGAGGCGACATGGATGGCGCAGCAAATTCCCTTAGGACTCGCGCTCTTTGCGCTCGGCGGACTGCCATGGGTGGTCTGGGGTATTGCCGTGCGGATATCGGTGTCGCTGACCGGACACTGGCTGGTCGGTCATTTCGCGCATCGAGCCGGCCATCAGGGCTGGAGTGTCGATGATGTCGCGGTGCAGGGCTATAACCTGCCGCGTTTCGGGCTGGTGACCTTTGGCGAGAGCTTCCATGGCAACCATCACGCCTTTCCGGATTCGGCCCGGCTCGGCATCGAGCCGGGCCAGCTGGATCTCGGTTGGTATTTCATCCGGCTGCTGGCAAGGCTCGGTCTGGCTTCGGCGATCAAGCTCCCACACACGATCGTGCAAAGGCGAGGGTTGAGACGCGTCAACGGAACTGAAACGGCAGGTGACGGTCATGCGCCGCATCACGCAGCAGGTCACGCGGAATCTCGCCCGTGA
- a CDS encoding carbohydrate kinase family protein: MILCCGEALIDMLPRDTTLGEKGFAPYAGGAIFNTAIALGRLGIPTAFFTGIADDMMGEILLETLKASNVDYSPCAITPRPSTIAFVKLVNGQATYAFYDEGTAGRMITTADLPDLGDDCEALHFGAISLIPSPCGETYEALLDREAARRVISLDPNIRPGFIKDKPSHMARIKRMAGKSDIVKFSDEDLEWFGLQGDHDALAAHWLNHGAKLVVITKGAEGASGYTKERKVTVPSERVTVVDTVGAGDTFDAGILASLKMDNLLTKRQVASLDEQALRNALTLGAKAAAVTVSRAGANPPWAREIGL, from the coding sequence ATGATTTTGTGCTGCGGCGAAGCTTTGATCGACATGCTGCCAAGGGACACGACCCTCGGCGAAAAGGGCTTTGCGCCCTATGCCGGCGGCGCCATCTTCAACACCGCGATCGCGCTTGGCCGCCTCGGCATCCCCACCGCCTTCTTCACCGGCATTGCCGATGACATGATGGGCGAAATCCTGCTCGAAACGCTGAAGGCGAGCAATGTCGATTACAGCCCGTGCGCCATCACGCCGCGTCCCTCGACCATCGCCTTCGTCAAGCTGGTGAACGGCCAGGCGACCTATGCCTTCTACGACGAGGGCACCGCCGGCCGGATGATCACCACGGCCGACCTGCCGGATCTCGGTGATGATTGCGAAGCGCTGCACTTCGGGGCGATCAGCCTGATCCCCAGCCCCTGCGGCGAAACCTATGAAGCCTTGCTCGACCGCGAAGCCGCACGCCGCGTCATCTCGCTCGATCCGAATATCCGTCCCGGTTTCATCAAGGACAAGCCGTCGCATATGGCCCGCATCAAGCGCATGGCCGGCAAATCCGACATCGTGAAATTCTCCGACGAGGATCTCGAATGGTTCGGCCTGCAGGGCGACCATGATGCGCTCGCCGCCCATTGGCTGAACCATGGCGCCAAGCTCGTCGTCATCACCAAGGGCGCGGAAGGCGCCTCCGGATATACCAAGGAGCGCAAGGTAACGGTGCCGAGCGAACGCGTCACCGTCGTCGACACGGTCGGCGCCGGCGATACTTTCGATGCCGGAATCCTGGCGTCGCTGAAGATGGATAATCTGCTGACCAAGCGCCAAGTCGCCTCGCTGGATGAGCAGGCGCTGCGCAACGCCCTGACCCTCGGCGCCAAAGCCGCCGCCGTCACCGTCTCCCGCGCCGGCGCCAATCCGCCCTGGGCACGCGAGATCGGGCTTTAA
- a CDS encoding NmrA family NAD(P)-binding protein, which translates to MQTSEIVLVGGSGKTGGRIIKRLEERGLTIRAASRSSARPFDWEDRSTWRGALDGASSAYVAFQPDLAVAWAAEAIEALTKVARECGLEHIVLLSGRGEEGAQRSEAALKASGINTTILRASWFCQNFSEGAFVEQIIGGRLQLPAGEIGEPFIDADDIADAAVAALTDPGHRNKIYELTGPRALTFRQAVAEIAAATGRPIEYEQVSMADFTGGLAAAGLPQGLIDLLEQLFGQVLDGRNSGTTGGVAEILGRPATDFSEYARRTTETGLWSA; encoded by the coding sequence ATGCAGACTTCCGAAATCGTCCTCGTCGGTGGATCGGGAAAGACCGGCGGCCGCATCATCAAGCGCCTGGAAGAGCGCGGCCTCACCATTCGTGCGGCATCACGCTCAAGCGCACGGCCCTTCGACTGGGAGGACAGGTCGACCTGGCGCGGCGCGCTTGACGGCGCATCGAGCGCCTATGTCGCCTTCCAGCCGGACCTTGCCGTCGCCTGGGCGGCGGAAGCGATCGAAGCACTCACCAAGGTCGCCAGGGAATGCGGCCTTGAGCATATCGTGCTGCTCTCCGGCCGGGGCGAAGAGGGCGCGCAGCGCAGCGAGGCGGCGCTGAAAGCTTCCGGCATTAACACCACCATCCTGCGTGCCTCCTGGTTCTGCCAGAATTTCAGCGAGGGCGCCTTTGTCGAGCAGATCATTGGCGGCCGGCTGCAATTGCCGGCGGGCGAGATCGGGGAACCTTTCATCGATGCCGACGACATTGCCGATGCGGCGGTCGCCGCTTTGACCGATCCCGGCCACCGCAACAAGATTTACGAACTGACCGGCCCGCGAGCGCTGACATTCCGCCAGGCGGTCGCCGAAATCGCCGCAGCCACTGGGCGGCCGATCGAATATGAGCAGGTGTCGATGGCGGATTTCACCGGCGGGCTTGCGGCTGCCGGCCTGCCGCAGGGCCTGATCGATCTTCTGGAGCAGCTCTTCGGCCAGGTGCTCGATGGGCGCAACTCCGGCACCACGGGCGGTGTCGCCGAAATTCTTGGCCGCCCCGCCACCGATTTCAGCGAATATGCCCGCCGGACCACGGAAACCGGACTCTGGAGCGCCTGA
- a CDS encoding DUF1772 domain-containing protein encodes MQIFLIISLVAAAIGSGLVAGIFFAFSTFIMTAFSRISAEQGIAAMNSINVTIVRSPFMALFVPTAILCLVIAVLALIDWRGGASFLMLAGAALYIFASFLSTIIFNVPMNDALAKVGGNGPEAVQLWTTYVRDWTWWNHVRTIASLLASVAFVRALMIV; translated from the coding sequence ATGCAGATCTTTCTCATCATCTCCCTCGTCGCCGCGGCGATCGGCAGCGGCCTCGTCGCCGGCATCTTCTTCGCCTTCTCGACCTTCATCATGACCGCCTTCTCGCGGATTTCGGCGGAACAAGGCATCGCGGCGATGAACTCGATCAACGTGACGATCGTCCGCTCGCCCTTCATGGCGCTTTTCGTACCGACAGCGATCCTCTGCCTCGTCATCGCCGTGCTCGCCCTGATCGACTGGCGCGGCGGGGCATCCTTTCTGATGCTGGCGGGTGCAGCCCTCTACATTTTCGCCTCCTTCCTCTCGACCATCATCTTCAACGTGCCGATGAACGATGCGCTGGCAAAGGTCGGCGGCAACGGCCCGGAAGCGGTTCAGCTCTGGACCACTTATGTCAGGGACTGGACGTGGTGGAACCATGTGCGGACCATCGCCTCTCTGCTCGCCTCGGTCGCCTTCGTGAGGGCGCTGATGATCGTCTGA
- the otsA gene encoding alpha,alpha-trehalose-phosphate synthase (UDP-forming): MSRLVVVSNRVPMPAKDGSAAAGGLAVALQAALQERGGIWMGWSGESSGDREPGPLSQLQKGNITYALTDLTDTDVEEYYRGFANRVLWPICHYRLDLAEYGRKEMAGYFRVNRFFAHRLAPMIEPDDVIWVHDYHLIPLAAELRQMGLKNRIGFFLHIPWPPADILVTMPVHEEIMRGLSHYDLVGFQTDYDLQNFAGYLRREGIGDDLGNGLFDSHGRIFKAGAYPIGIETAAFAEFAERAANNIMVQKTRRSIEGRDMIIGVDRLDYSKGIIQRLEAFERFLTSNPGYQNKVTYLQVTPKSRSEVPEYEHMQKMVAEQAGRVNGAIGTVDWVPIRYVNRSISRNVLAGLYRLATIGLVTPLRDGMNLVAKEYVAAQDPDRPGVLVLSRFAGAARELKGALLVNPYDVEGTANAIARGLAMSLEERRDRWSMMMEHLLTHDVSLWCENFLRDLVLAPEPSPGA; encoded by the coding sequence ATGAGCCGTCTTGTCGTCGTTTCAAATCGTGTTCCCATGCCCGCCAAAGATGGGAGCGCCGCTGCCGGCGGCCTGGCCGTTGCGCTGCAGGCAGCCCTGCAGGAGCGTGGCGGCATCTGGATGGGATGGTCGGGCGAATCGAGCGGGGACAGGGAACCTGGCCCGTTGTCGCAACTGCAGAAGGGCAACATCACCTATGCGCTGACCGATCTCACCGACACCGACGTCGAGGAATATTATCGCGGTTTTGCAAACCGTGTTCTCTGGCCCATCTGCCATTATCGACTGGACCTCGCCGAATATGGCCGTAAGGAAATGGCCGGCTATTTCCGCGTCAACCGCTTCTTCGCACACAGGTTGGCGCCGATGATCGAGCCGGACGACGTCATCTGGGTTCATGATTACCACCTCATTCCGCTGGCGGCCGAACTCCGCCAAATGGGGCTAAAAAACCGGATCGGCTTTTTCCTGCACATCCCCTGGCCGCCGGCCGACATTCTCGTCACGATGCCCGTCCATGAGGAAATCATGCGCGGGCTCTCGCATTACGATCTCGTCGGCTTCCAGACCGACTACGACCTCCAGAACTTTGCCGGCTATCTCAGAAGGGAGGGAATTGGCGACGACCTCGGAAATGGATTGTTCGATTCCCATGGGCGGATATTCAAGGCCGGCGCCTATCCGATCGGGATCGAAACTGCTGCCTTCGCCGAGTTCGCCGAGAGAGCCGCAAACAATATCATGGTACAGAAGACGCGGCGCAGCATCGAAGGCCGGGACATGATCATCGGGGTCGATCGCCTCGATTATTCGAAGGGCATCATTCAGCGGCTGGAAGCGTTCGAACGCTTCCTCACAAGCAATCCTGGCTACCAGAACAAGGTCACCTATCTGCAGGTCACGCCGAAATCGCGATCGGAAGTTCCCGAATACGAGCATATGCAGAAGATGGTCGCCGAACAGGCCGGCCGCGTGAACGGTGCCATCGGAACGGTCGACTGGGTGCCGATCCGTTATGTCAACCGGTCGATCAGCCGCAACGTGCTCGCCGGCCTCTACCGGCTGGCGACGATCGGGCTGGTCACGCCGTTGCGCGACGGCATGAACCTCGTCGCCAAGGAATATGTCGCCGCTCAGGATCCCGATCGCCCGGGCGTATTGGTGCTATCGCGCTTCGCCGGCGCGGCTCGAGAGTTGAAGGGCGCGCTGCTGGTCAATCCTTACGATGTCGAAGGCACTGCCAATGCCATCGCCCGGGGCCTTGCCATGTCGCTCGAGGAGCGCCGCGACCGCTGGAGCATGATGATGGAGCATCTGCTAACCCACGACGTCTCACTTTGGTGCGAAAACTTCTTGCGGGACTTGGTGCTTGCTCCCGAGCCTTCGCCCGGAGCGTGA
- a CDS encoding TetR/AcrR family transcriptional regulator: protein MSEQPVATRRRQQESTGQLRRIPSQQRGRERFEKILTVAAELIESHGSDGLKMSEIVEKAGLSFGALYQYFPDKTSIIRTLAERFNEEGRRCVEEELAKVTDAAALQGALANIVDEYYAFFRREPVMRDIWHATHTDKLLQQVDAEDMEFHAQAFLAVLIRLWPDRDRKELLAIARLTMQLLAAAVRYAVSLDAEEGAQAVALFKKMQIVDIGRLLQQ from the coding sequence ATGTCGGAACAGCCGGTCGCAACGCGCAGACGCCAGCAGGAGTCTACCGGCCAGCTGCGCCGCATTCCCAGCCAGCAGCGCGGCCGCGAGCGCTTCGAAAAGATCCTCACTGTGGCCGCCGAGCTGATCGAAAGCCATGGCAGCGACGGCTTGAAGATGAGCGAGATTGTCGAAAAGGCTGGTCTCTCCTTCGGCGCCCTCTACCAGTATTTCCCGGACAAGACCTCAATCATCCGCACATTGGCTGAGCGCTTCAACGAAGAGGGCAGGCGGTGCGTCGAAGAGGAACTGGCGAAGGTGACCGACGCTGCGGCCCTGCAGGGCGCACTCGCCAATATCGTCGACGAATATTACGCCTTCTTCCGCCGCGAGCCCGTCATGCGCGACATCTGGCATGCGACCCATACCGACAAGCTGCTGCAACAGGTCGATGCCGAGGACATGGAATTCCATGCCCAGGCATTTCTCGCGGTGCTTATCCGCCTATGGCCGGATCGCGACCGGAAGGAGCTGCTCGCGATCGCCCGGCTGACGATGCAGCTGCTTGCCGCCGCGGTGCGCTATGCCGTTTCGCTGGATGCGGAGGAGGGCGCTCAGGCAGTCGCTCTGTTCAAGAAGATGCAGATCGTTGATATCGGCCGCCTGCTGCAGCAATAG
- a CDS encoding orotate phosphoribosyltransferase, with protein sequence MIQTTFPDRDVMAELLAKMLWEINAVHFNAAQPYKLSSGMASPVYIDCRKLLSFPRIRSTVMDFAASTLLRDAGFEQFDCIAGGETAGIPFAALLADRLGLPMIYVRKQPKGHGRNAQIEGNMPEGSRVLVIEDLTTAGGSMFKFIDAIRAAGGIVDHGIALFFYGIFGEERFADGKVRLHHIATWRNVLAVAREQKLFDDTTLSEVEAFLDAPLAWSGRNGGVSELSL encoded by the coding sequence ATGATCCAGACCACATTTCCCGACCGCGACGTGATGGCCGAATTGCTGGCCAAGATGCTCTGGGAGATCAACGCGGTCCATTTCAATGCCGCTCAGCCCTATAAACTCTCCTCCGGCATGGCGAGCCCGGTCTATATCGATTGCCGCAAGCTGCTCTCCTTCCCGCGCATCCGCTCAACGGTGATGGATTTCGCCGCCAGCACCCTGCTGCGCGATGCCGGCTTCGAGCAGTTCGATTGCATCGCCGGCGGCGAGACTGCCGGCATTCCCTTCGCCGCCCTGCTGGCCGATCGTCTCGGCCTGCCGATGATCTATGTCCGCAAGCAGCCGAAGGGCCACGGACGCAATGCCCAGATCGAAGGCAACATGCCGGAAGGGTCGAGGGTGCTGGTCATTGAAGACCTGACGACAGCAGGCGGCAGCATGTTCAAGTTCATCGATGCCATCCGTGCCGCCGGCGGCATCGTCGATCACGGCATAGCGCTTTTCTTCTACGGCATATTCGGCGAGGAGCGCTTTGCCGATGGCAAGGTCAGGCTGCATCACATCGCCACCTGGCGCAATGTTCTGGCCGTCGCCAGGGAGCAGAAGCTCTTCGACGACACGACGCTGTCGGAAGTCGAGGCCTTCCTCGATGCGCCGCTGGCCTGGTCGGGAAGAAATGGTGGCGTGAGTGAGCTTTCGCTCTAG
- a CDS encoding metalloregulator ArsR/SmtB family transcription factor — translation MDEETFDDAVEGRSVSAAQRVFHALSSAPRRKILAYLSASGLTAGEIADRFSMSKPAVSQHLSILEAAGLIRREKQGQFVHYSLIENNLVNTLNGFVQEVCPVGRPIKKESQARTRAKE, via the coding sequence TTGGACGAAGAGACTTTCGATGACGCCGTAGAGGGCCGCTCCGTCAGCGCCGCCCAGCGGGTATTCCACGCGCTTTCCAGCGCGCCGCGCCGGAAGATCCTCGCCTATCTCTCGGCATCGGGTCTGACCGCCGGCGAAATCGCTGACCGCTTCAGCATGTCCAAGCCAGCCGTTTCGCAGCATCTTTCCATCCTCGAAGCTGCGGGTCTGATCAGACGAGAGAAACAGGGCCAGTTCGTCCACTATTCCCTGATCGAGAACAATCTCGTCAACACGCTCAACGGCTTCGTGCAGGAGGTCTGCCCGGTCGGTCGGCCGATCAAGAAGGAAAGCCAGGCGCGCACCCGCGCGAAAGAGTAG
- a CDS encoding long-chain fatty acid--CoA ligase, with the protein MNSISVHPNGAKPDRPWLAAYPDIVPAEIPPLEYASLTELLEKSCARYADRTAFSSMGKAMRYRELESQTRKLAAWLQSTGLQKGDRVAVMMPNVLQNPIATYAILRAGLVVVNVNPLYTPRELEHQLRDSGAKAIFVLENFARTVEQVLNKTDLRHVVVTSLGEMLGPKGLIVNFVVRKVKKLVPSWSIPQHKSFGQVLREGAGKELQPVTLASGDIAFLQYTGGTTGVAKGAVLTHENLLANKAQLSLWLRSAFERKKEPEVLNFLCALPLYHIFALTVNSLMGMSLGAHNILIANPRDIPGLVKEFEKSKVHIFPGLNTLFNALMNNADFAKLDFSSLIMSLGGGMAVQRPVAERWLKMTGTAVTEGYGLSETSPVATANRFDSPEFTGTIGLPLPSTDLDIRDEEGNSLPSGQVGEICIRGPQVMAGYWQKPEETARVMTDDGYFRSGDMGFMDERGYTKIVDRKKDMILVSGFNVYPNEIEEVAAMHAGILEAAAIGVPDGHSGEAVKLFVVRKDPNLTEAEVKAHCIANLTNYKRPRFIEFRTELPKSPVGKILRKDLRG; encoded by the coding sequence ATGAACAGCATTTCCGTCCATCCGAACGGAGCGAAGCCCGACAGGCCCTGGCTTGCCGCCTATCCCGATATCGTTCCGGCAGAGATTCCGCCGCTGGAATATGCCTCGCTTACAGAACTGCTCGAAAAATCCTGCGCCCGTTACGCCGACCGGACCGCCTTTTCCAGCATGGGCAAGGCGATGCGCTACCGCGAACTGGAGAGCCAGACGCGCAAACTCGCCGCCTGGCTGCAAAGCACCGGCCTTCAGAAGGGCGACCGCGTCGCCGTGATGATGCCGAACGTGCTGCAGAACCCGATCGCGACCTATGCCATACTGCGCGCCGGCCTCGTCGTCGTGAACGTCAACCCGCTCTATACACCGCGCGAGCTCGAACACCAGTTGCGGGATTCCGGCGCCAAGGCGATCTTCGTGCTGGAGAATTTTGCCCGCACGGTCGAGCAGGTTCTCAACAAGACCGACCTTCGCCATGTCGTCGTCACCTCGCTCGGGGAAATGCTGGGGCCGAAGGGGCTGATCGTCAATTTCGTCGTGCGCAAGGTGAAGAAGCTCGTTCCCTCCTGGTCGATCCCTCAGCACAAGAGCTTCGGCCAGGTGCTGCGCGAAGGTGCGGGAAAAGAGCTACAGCCGGTCACGCTTGCGAGTGGCGATATCGCCTTCCTACAATATACCGGCGGCACGACGGGTGTCGCCAAGGGCGCGGTGCTGACGCATGAAAACCTGCTCGCCAACAAGGCGCAGCTGTCGCTCTGGCTGCGATCGGCCTTCGAGCGCAAGAAAGAGCCGGAGGTGCTGAATTTCCTCTGCGCCCTGCCGCTCTACCACATCTTCGCGCTGACGGTGAATTCGCTGATGGGCATGTCGCTTGGCGCCCACAATATCCTGATCGCCAATCCGCGCGACATTCCCGGCCTCGTCAAGGAATTCGAAAAATCGAAGGTACATATCTTCCCCGGCCTCAACACGCTGTTCAATGCGCTGATGAACAATGCCGATTTTGCCAAGCTCGACTTCTCCTCGCTAATCATGTCGCTCGGCGGCGGCATGGCCGTCCAGCGCCCGGTCGCAGAACGCTGGCTGAAGATGACGGGCACGGCGGTGACGGAAGGCTACGGCCTTTCCGAGACATCGCCTGTTGCCACCGCCAACCGCTTCGATTCGCCTGAGTTCACCGGCACGATCGGCCTGCCGCTTCCCTCCACCGACCTCGATATCCGCGACGAAGAAGGCAATTCACTGCCATCAGGCCAAGTCGGCGAGATCTGCATCCGCGGGCCGCAGGTGATGGCAGGCTATTGGCAGAAGCCGGAAGAGACGGCGCGGGTGATGACCGATGACGGCTACTTCCGCTCTGGCGATATGGGTTTCATGGACGAACGCGGCTATACCAAGATCGTCGACCGCAAGAAGGACATGATCCTGGTTTCCGGCTTCAACGTCTATCCGAACGAAATCGAGGAAGTCGCCGCCATGCATGCCGGCATCCTTGAAGCCGCGGCCATCGGCGTGCCGGATGGGCATTCGGGCGAGGCGGTGAAGCTCTTCGTGGTCAGGAAGGATCCCAACCTGACGGAAGCCGAGGTGAAAGCCCATTGCATCGCCAACCTCACCAACTACAAACGCCCGCGCTTCATCGAGTTCCGCACCGAGCTGCCGAAGTCGCCGGTCGGCAAGATCCTGCGCAAGGACCTGCGCGGCTGA
- the pgi gene encoding glucose-6-phosphate isomerase: MNAIVEQLKSTADATKATDIRAAFAADSQRFSRFSVALDDLLMDFSKTAVNDDILKLLVKLAEEGGVEAKREEMFSGKAINFTEDRAVLHTALRNRSNTPVLVDGKDVMPDVNAVLAAMGKFADDVRSGTLKGATGKAITDVINIGIGGSDLGPVMATLALAPFHDGPRAHFVSNIDGAHIADILKLVQPETTLFIVASKTFTTVETMTNAQTARNFIAKALGEAAVQHHFAAVSTALDKVAAFGIDSARVFGFWDWVGGRYSIWSAIGLPLMIAVGPDNFGKFLDGAHAVDNHFRKAPITENLPMLLGLIGFYHRNVLGYPTRAILPYDQRLSRFPAYLQQLDMESNGKGVTIDGTPVEGNSGPVVWGEPGTNGQHAFYQLIHQGTSIIPAEFMIAANAFEPELRHQHQLLISNVLAQSEALMKGRTFAEAKKQLTDKGMDDKKADFIAPHRVFTGNRPSITFVYDKLTPYALGRLIALYEHRVFVEGVLFRINSFDQWGVELGKELATGLLPVVEGKESAASHDSSTQGLVAALAKLAK; this comes from the coding sequence ATGAACGCCATCGTCGAACAGCTGAAAAGCACCGCTGATGCCACCAAGGCAACCGATATCCGTGCCGCCTTCGCCGCCGATTCGCAGCGCTTTTCGCGCTTTTCCGTCGCGCTTGACGACCTGCTGATGGATTTTTCCAAGACGGCGGTAAATGACGACATCCTCAAGCTCCTGGTAAAGCTCGCCGAAGAAGGCGGCGTCGAGGCAAAGCGCGAGGAAATGTTCTCCGGCAAGGCGATCAACTTCACCGAGGATCGCGCCGTTCTGCACACCGCGCTGCGCAACCGCTCCAACACGCCGGTTCTGGTCGACGGCAAGGACGTTATGCCTGATGTCAATGCCGTGCTTGCCGCCATGGGCAAGTTTGCCGACGACGTCCGCTCCGGCACGCTGAAGGGCGCGACCGGCAAGGCGATCACCGACGTCATCAATATCGGCATCGGCGGCTCGGATCTCGGGCCTGTCATGGCGACGCTGGCGCTTGCCCCCTTCCATGACGGCCCGCGCGCGCATTTCGTCTCCAACATCGACGGCGCCCATATCGCCGACATCCTGAAGCTGGTGCAGCCGGAAACGACACTGTTCATCGTCGCCTCGAAGACCTTCACCACTGTGGAGACGATGACCAATGCGCAGACGGCGCGCAATTTCATCGCCAAGGCGCTCGGCGAAGCGGCCGTGCAGCACCACTTCGCCGCCGTCTCGACGGCGCTCGACAAGGTCGCCGCCTTCGGCATCGACAGCGCCCGTGTCTTCGGCTTCTGGGACTGGGTCGGTGGCCGTTATTCGATCTGGTCGGCGATCGGCCTGCCGCTGATGATCGCCGTCGGGCCTGACAATTTCGGCAAGTTTCTCGACGGTGCCCATGCGGTTGACAATCATTTCCGTAAGGCACCGATTACCGAGAACCTGCCGATGCTGCTCGGCCTGATCGGCTTCTATCATCGCAACGTGCTCGGCTATCCCACCCGCGCCATCCTGCCCTACGACCAGCGCCTGTCGCGTTTCCCGGCCTATCTGCAGCAGCTCGACATGGAATCGAACGGCAAGGGCGTCACCATCGACGGCACGCCGGTCGAAGGCAATTCCGGCCCGGTCGTCTGGGGCGAGCCTGGCACCAACGGCCAGCACGCCTTCTACCAGCTCATCCATCAGGGCACGAGCATCATTCCAGCCGAGTTCATGATCGCCGCCAACGCCTTCGAGCCGGAGCTGCGCCACCAGCACCAGCTGCTGATCTCGAACGTTCTTGCCCAGTCGGAAGCGCTGATGAAGGGGCGCACCTTTGCCGAGGCCAAGAAGCAGCTCACCGACAAGGGCATGGACGACAAAAAGGCCGATTTCATCGCCCCGCACCGCGTCTTTACCGGCAACCGCCCATCGATCACCTTCGTCTACGACAAGCTGACGCCTTATGCGCTCGGCCGCCTGATCGCGCTTTACGAACACCGCGTCTTCGTCGAAGGCGTGCTCTTCCGCATCAACTCCTTCGACCAGTGGGGCGTCGAGCTCGGCAAGGAACTGGCGACGGGCCTGCTGCCGGTCGTCGAAGGCAAGGAAAGTGCAGCATCGCACGACTCCTCGACGCAGGGCCTGGTTGCGGCACTGGCGAAGCTGGCGAAGTAA